One region of Plasmodium gaboni strain SY75 chromosome 6, whole genome shotgun sequence genomic DNA includes:
- a CDS encoding hexokinase has translation MSEYDIAKNDVTYTKLDTIECDIPINEELSWRINKFVNQLRITFSTLEEFVDNFVYELKKGLEAHRKHPNLWIPHECSFKMLDSCIANIPTGQEKGTYYAIDFGGTNFRAVRASLDGKGKIKRDQETYSLKFTGSYSHEKGLLDKHATASQLFDHFAERIKYIMGEFNDLDNKEVKSVGFTFSFPCTSPSINCSILIDWTKGFETGRATNDPVEGRDVCKLMNDAFVRAAIPAKVCCVLNDAVGTLMSCAYQKGRGTPPCYIGIILGTGSNGCYYEPEWKKYKYAGKIINIEFGNFDKDLPTSPIDLVMDWYSANRSRQLFEKMISGAYLGEIVRRFMVNVLQSACSKKMWISDSFNSESGSVVLNDTSKNFEDSRKVAKAAWDMDFTDEQIYALRKICEAVYNRSAALAAGTIAAIAKRIKIIEHSKFTCGVDGSLFVKNAWYCKRLQEHLKVILADKAENLIIIPADDGSGKGAAITAAVIALNADIPQLP, from the coding sequence atgagTGAGTACGACATTGCAAAAAATGATGTAACATATACCAAGTTAGATACAATAGAATGTGATATACCAATAAATGAAGAGTTATCATGGagaattaataaatttgtGAATCAGTTAAGAATAACATTTTCAACATTAGAAGAGTTTGTAGATAATTTTGTATATGAATTAAAGAAAGGTTTAGAAGCTCATCGTAAACATCCAAATTTATGGATTCCTCATGAGTGTAGTTTTAAGATGTTGGATTCTTGTATTGCTAACATTCCTACTGGTCAAGAGAAGGGTACTTATTATGCTATAGATTTTGGTGGTACAAATTTTAGAGCTGTAAGAGCTTCATTAGATGGAAAAGGTAAAATAAAGAGAGATCAAGAAACATATAGTTTAAAATTTACAGGATCTTATTCTCATGAGAAAGGATTATTAGATAAGCACGCAACAGCATCACAATTATTTGATCATTTTGCTGaaagaattaaatatattatggGAGAATTTAATGATTTAGATAATAAGGAAGTGAAAAGTGTTGGGTTTACATTTTCTTTCCCTTGTACTTCACCTTCAATTAATTGTTCAATTCTTATTGATTGGACGAAAGGTTTTGAAACAGGTAGAGCTACAAATGACCCTGTAGAAGGTCGTGACGTATGTAAATTAATGAATGATGCTTTTGTCAGAGCTGCAATTCCAGCAAAAGTTTGTTGTGTATTAAATGATGCTGTTGGTACCCTTATGTCATGTGCATATCAAAAAGGTAGAGGTACTCCACCATGCTATATAGGTATTATATTAGGTACTGGTTCGAATGGTTGTTATTATGAACCTGAATGGAAGAAATATAAGTATGCTggaaaaattataaatattgaaTTTGGTAATTTTGATAAGGATTTACCTACATCACCTATTGATTTAGTTATGGATTGGTATTCAGCTAATCGTAGTAGACAATTGTTTGAAAAAATGATATCTGGTGCTTACTTAGGTGAAATCGTAAGAAGATTTATGGTTAATGTTTTACAAAGTGCATGCTCTAAAAAGATGTGGATTAGTGATAGTTTCAATTCAGAATCTGGTAGTGTTGTATTAAATGATACAtcaaaaaattttgaaGATAGTAGAAAAGTTGCTAAAGCTGCTTGGGATATGGATTTTACTGATGAACAAATTTATGCCCTACGTAAAATTTGTGAAGCTGTATATAATAGATCTGCAGCTCTTGCTGCTGGTACTATTGCTGCTATAGCcaaaagaataaaaattattgaaCATTCTAAATTTACTTGTGGTGTTGATGGTTCCTTATTTGTTAAAAATGCTTGGTATTGTAAAAGATTACAAGAACATTTAAAAGTTATATTAGCTGATAAAGCtgaaaatttaattattatccCAGCAGATGATGGCTCAGGAAAGGGAGCAGCCATCACAGCAGCAGTCATCGCATTAAATGCGGACATTCCACAATTACcataa
- a CDS encoding putative ribonuclease H2 subunit A — protein MEPIIIDNLYEFGNEEVRLGIDEAGRGPVLGPMVYSGFYCNKEHEKLLKEMKIDDSKKITEADREKMFVKLNNSKLPFGWRVHILLPQDISAKMLKKQKYNLNEISHDTAISIIEHVISRGCNLTEVFVDTVGKASVYEEKLQKMFPHIKCTVKEKADSLYPVVSAASICAKVTRDFLLKKWKYEEPIINIDNGFGSGYPGDPVTKNFLKNNFDSVFGFPSIVRFSWSTADTMLENSGEKIEWYDDEEGNDSKALKRKIPFDYSKFKLPLIKRSTFYSKNGLDLVENL, from the coding sequence atggaACCAATTATTATTGATAATTTGTATGAATTTGGTAATGAAGAAGTTCGACTAGGTATTGATGAAGCTGGAAGGGGACCCGTGTTAGGACCTATGGTATATTCTGGTTTTTATTGCAATAAAGAGCATGAGAAACtattaaaagaaatgaaGATTGATGATTCAAAAAAGATAACTGAAGCAGATAGAGAAAAAATGTTtgtaaaattaaataatagtAAATTACCATTTGGTTGGAGagtacatatattattaccaCAAGACATAAGTGCTaaaatgttaaaaaaacaaaaatataatttaaatgaaatatcACATGATACAGCTATATCTATAATTGAACATGTTATAAGTCGAGGATGTAATTTAACAGAAGTTTTTGTAGATACTGTAGGGAAAGCAAGTgtatatgaagaaaaattacaaaaaatgTTCCCACATATAAAATGCACAGTAAAAGAAAAAGCTGATTCTTTATATCCAGTAGTAAGTGCTGCTTCAATTTGTGCTAAAGTTACACGtgattttcttttaaaaaaatggaaatatgaagaaccaattattaatatagaTAATGGTTTTGGATCTGGTTATCCAGGAGACCCAGTAACCAAAAATTTcctaaaaaataattttgattCAGTTTTTGGATTTCCTAGTATTGTGCGTTTTAGTTGGTCAACAGCTGATACTATGTTGGAAAACTCAGGAGAAAAAATTGAGTGGtatgatgatgaagagGGTAATGATTCAAAAGCCCTCAAAAGGAAAATACCATTTGATTATAGCAAATTTAAATTACCATTAATTAAAAGGTCAACATTCTATTCGAAAAATGGTTTAGATTTAGTGGAAAATTTATAA
- a CDS encoding hypothetical protein (conserved Plasmodium protein, unknown function), with the protein MPRGGHKGGLFPVSGIKWGMNERIKKRGLYHNRREDILTPRWGYRYENENKKYLPDGSSKSFDIDASRAWPVDKPQWKYYYNINETRYLWPSICANNPEIKNYILNILENTDTYFSGIGLEQVSNERKNKNLKKDYTNNSYYKNNYLYNLVHELNNTIYPQIEINLNNNLKRGRIQKLYDIIKEENIWKTTQKIKTPESENVFPYVDDNATLIRELPLSEILYTKSNLRLKVRRHPKWMNVQFLKKKVKIPYLYRRRVAREELQKKEFGSFF; encoded by the exons atgCCACGAGGAGGCCATAAGGGTGGGCTATTTCCAGTAAGTGGAATAAAATGGGGTATGAACgaaagaattaaaaaaagaggTTTGTATCATAATAGAAGAGAAGACATATTAACACCCAGATGGGGGTATAGATATGAGAAtgaaaataagaaataCTTACCTGATGGTAGTAGTAAATCATTCGATATAGATGCATCTAGAGCATGGCCTGTAGATAAACCTCAGTggaaatattattataatattaatgaaacTAGATATCTATGGCCTAGTATTTGTGCAAATAATCCTGAAatcaaaaattatattttaaatatcTTAGAAAATACTGACACATATTTCAGTGGAATTGGTTTGGAACAAGTATcaaatgaaagaaaaaataaaaatttaaaaaaagattatACAAACAATTCttattacaaaaataattatttatataatttggTACATGAACTCAATAATACAATTTATCCACAAATCGAAATTAATCTAAAcaataatttaaaaagagGAAGAATACAAAAACtttatgatattataaaagaagaaaatatatggaaaactactcaaaaaataaaaactCCAGAAAGTGAAAACGTTTTTCCTTATGTTGATGATAATGCAACGCTAATAAGAGAATTGCCCCTTTCagaaattttatatacaaaaagTAATTTACGTCTCAAAGTTCGAAGACATCCAAAATGGATGAATGTtcaatttttaaaaaaaaaagtcAAAATACCTTACTTGTACAg GAGGAGAGTTGCTAGGGAGGAgttacaaaaaaaagaatttggttcatttttttaa
- a CDS encoding hypothetical protein (conserved Plasmodium protein, unknown function) has translation MSNNYFNNEAPPDNINNLSYDEGLAQQNNFTDNEEEMFSSFFSDNKKNICLPKSLREHMIIEYTAIFVNIEGDIAEFYLKLNNDVLIKFPFLHVDHPLHNYYEFVKSNTNKRLIKKYPKIIPSPLKDLFQYVTDLENAKVVNNEIKSKKLKEKQMDNVKNKKEKKQISMKQKENQSYSSLFMRYMQSDDENSNASVENDKNEQNDEDTLSNENMMEIDNIIKKLKDKKDKSPIQTARFYLQCIEKFKYLQYGSKQYKYFVQKLLCDQNGLNVNNSDIKSTDFLEFLLKTNEHKISLDNVINEDINEQPNNHDTETERDDLQTMQDYRRERAKLILHGFKNK, from the exons taattattttaataatgaagCTCCTCctgataatataaataaccTGAGT TATGATGAAGGATTAGCGCAGCAGAACAATTTTACAgataatgaagaagaaatgttttcatcttttttttctgataacaagaaaaatatatgcCTTCCAAAAAGTTTAAGGGAGCACATGATCATTGAATATACAGCAATATTTGTTAACATT gAAGGCGATATTGCTGagttttatttaaaattaaacaACGACgtattaataaaatttcCGTTCTTGCATGTAGATCATCCGttacataattattacGAATTTGTTAAGTCAAATACGAATAAAAGgttgataaaaaaatatccTAAAATTATTCCAAGTCCTTTAAAAGACTTATTTCAATATGTTACTGATTTAGAAAATGCAAAAGTCGTGaataatgaaattaaaagtaaaaaattaaaagaaaaacaaatggacaatgtaaaaaataaaaaagaaaagaaacAAATATCTATGAAGCAAAAAGAGAATCAGTCTTATTCTTCCCTTTTTATGAGATATATGCAGTCTGATGATGAAAACAGTAACGCATCAGtagaaaatgataaaaacgaacaaaatgatgaagataCACTTAGCAATGAAAATATGATG GAAatagataatattattaaaaaattaaaagataaaaagGATAAGTCGCCTATACAGACAGCAAGATTTTATCTTCAATGTATTGAAAAATTCAAGTATTTACAATATGGGTCCAAgcaatataaatattttgt acaaaaattattatgtgATCAAAATGGATTAAATGTAAACAATTCAGACATTAAG TCTACAGATTTTCTGGAATTCCTTCTAAAAACAAATGAACACAAAATAAGTTTAGATAACGTAATAAATGAGGATATAAATGAACAACCAAATAATCATGATACTGAAACAGAAAGAGATGATCTTCAAACCATGCAGGATTACAGAAG AGAACGAGCTAAACTTATCCTTCATGGTTTTAAAAATAAGTGA